In the genome of Pseudomonas protegens, one region contains:
- the serA gene encoding phosphoglycerate dehydrogenase, translated as MSKTSLDKSKIKFLLLEGVHQSAVDVLKAAGYTSIEYLTGSLPEAQLKEKIADAHFIGIRSRTQLTEEIFDHAKKLVAVGCFCIGTNQVDLSAARERGIAVFNAPYSNTRSVAELVLAEAILLLRGIPEKNASCHRGGWIKSAANSFEIRGKKLGIVGYGSIGTQLSVLAEGLGMQVFFYDTVTKLPLGNATQVGNLHELLGMSDIVTLHVPETPATQWMIGEKEIRAIKKGGILINAARGTVVELDALADAIKDKHLIGAAIDVFPVEPRSNDEEFESPLRGLDNVILTPHIGGSTAEAQANIGLEVAEKLVKYSDNGTSVSSVNFPEVALPAHPGKHRLLHIHENIPGVMSEINKVFAENGINISGQFLQTNEKVGYVVIDVDAEYSDLAQEKLQHINGTIRCRVLF; from the coding sequence ATGAGCAAGACTTCTCTCGATAAGAGCAAGATCAAGTTCCTTCTCCTCGAAGGCGTCCACCAATCCGCTGTCGACGTCCTCAAGGCCGCCGGCTACACCAGCATCGAGTACCTCACCGGTTCTCTGCCGGAAGCCCAGCTCAAGGAAAAGATCGCCGATGCGCACTTCATCGGCATTCGCTCCCGCACTCAACTGACCGAAGAAATCTTCGACCACGCGAAGAAACTGGTCGCTGTGGGCTGCTTCTGCATCGGCACCAACCAGGTTGACCTGTCTGCCGCTCGCGAGCGCGGCATTGCGGTGTTCAACGCGCCTTACTCCAACACCCGTTCGGTCGCCGAACTGGTGCTGGCCGAGGCCATCCTGCTGCTGCGCGGCATCCCTGAGAAAAACGCTTCCTGCCACCGTGGCGGCTGGATCAAGAGCGCGGCCAACTCCTTCGAAATCCGCGGCAAGAAGCTGGGTATCGTCGGTTACGGCTCCATTGGTACTCAGCTGTCGGTACTGGCCGAAGGCCTGGGGATGCAGGTGTTCTTCTACGACACCGTGACCAAGCTGCCGCTGGGTAACGCCACCCAAGTGGGCAACCTGCACGAACTGCTGGGCATGTCCGACATCGTGACCCTGCACGTGCCGGAAACCCCGGCCACCCAGTGGATGATCGGCGAGAAGGAAATTCGCGCCATCAAGAAGGGCGGCATCCTGATCAACGCCGCTCGCGGCACCGTGGTCGAGCTGGACGCCCTGGCGGACGCGATCAAGGACAAGCACCTGATCGGCGCGGCCATCGACGTATTCCCGGTCGAACCGCGTTCCAACGACGAAGAGTTCGAAAGTCCGCTGCGCGGCCTGGACAACGTGATCCTGACTCCGCACATCGGCGGTTCCACCGCTGAAGCCCAAGCCAACATCGGCCTGGAAGTGGCAGAGAAGCTGGTCAAGTACAGCGACAACGGTACTTCGGTATCCTCGGTCAACTTCCCGGAAGTGGCGCTGCCGGCCCACCCTGGCAAGCACCGCCTGCTGCACATCCACGAGAACATCCCGGGCGTGATGAGCGAGATCAACAAGGTCTTCGCCGAAAACGGCATCAACATCTCCGGCCAGTTCCTGCAGACCAACGAAAAGGTCGGCTACGTGGTGATCGACGTCGACGCCGAATACTCGGACCTGGCGCAAGAGAAGCTGCAGCACATCAACGGCACCATCCGTTGCCGCGTGCTGTTCTAA
- a CDS encoding DUF4399 domain-containing protein → MKNFMSRAALAGLLLGASMLAGAAEIPRTAAPAGAKVFIVSPADGAVVDKTFTVKFGVEGIALAPAGDQTANTGHHHLLIDVDQLPAENLPIPMDANHLHFGKAQTETEVTLTPGKHTLQLELGDKNHVPFDPVIVSKKITVTVK, encoded by the coding sequence ATGAAAAATTTTATGTCTCGTGCGGCCCTGGCCGGGCTGTTGCTGGGTGCCTCGATGCTGGCCGGCGCAGCGGAGATTCCGCGCACGGCCGCCCCCGCCGGCGCCAAGGTATTCATTGTTTCCCCCGCTGACGGGGCCGTCGTGGACAAGACCTTCACCGTCAAGTTCGGGGTTGAGGGCATCGCCCTGGCCCCGGCCGGTGATCAGACCGCCAACACCGGCCACCATCACCTGCTGATCGACGTCGATCAGTTGCCGGCGGAAAACCTGCCGATCCCGATGGACGCCAACCACCTGCACTTCGGCAAGGCCCAGACCGAAACCGAAGTGACCCTGACCCCCGGCAAGCACACCCTGCAACTGGAGCTGGGCGACAAGAACCACGTGCCGTTCGACCCGGTCATCGTCTCCAAGAAAATCACAGTGACAGTGAAATAA
- a CDS encoding transporter substrate-binding domain-containing protein, which translates to MRFLPGLILLLPLVSTCAQAELMDDINDRGELRIALEANAPPFNFKDDGKLTGFEVELGQLLASELDVRPDFVVTAAAELLPGVESGRFDVAINHIAVTPELKDRFDFSEPYSYSSAQLIVRKEEQRPLFSLQALRGQALGVAQGSQFVDQARTVEGINLRSYADAQQPIKDVADKQIDAAISDRLLIPYAIRDSRLPVKEGAKVGPTLSLAIPFQKGNPAFQASLDSALQRIKADGRLMALSEKWFGMDASKPPKTDAGQ; encoded by the coding sequence ATGCGTTTCCTGCCTGGCCTGATACTTTTGCTGCCCCTTGTGAGCACTTGCGCTCAAGCCGAACTGATGGACGACATCAATGACCGCGGGGAACTGCGCATCGCCCTGGAAGCCAATGCGCCACCCTTCAACTTCAAGGATGACGGCAAACTCACCGGCTTCGAGGTGGAGCTGGGACAGTTGCTGGCCAGTGAACTGGATGTACGCCCGGACTTCGTGGTGACGGCTGCCGCCGAACTGCTGCCCGGTGTGGAAAGCGGCCGCTTCGACGTGGCCATCAACCACATAGCAGTGACCCCGGAACTCAAGGATCGTTTCGATTTCAGCGAGCCCTACAGCTACTCCAGCGCCCAATTGATCGTGCGCAAGGAAGAACAGCGCCCGCTGTTTTCCCTGCAGGCCCTGCGCGGCCAGGCCCTGGGCGTGGCTCAGGGCAGCCAGTTCGTCGACCAGGCGCGCACCGTGGAAGGGATCAACCTGCGCAGCTACGCCGACGCCCAGCAGCCGATCAAGGATGTGGCGGACAAGCAGATCGACGCCGCCATCAGCGATCGCCTGTTGATTCCCTACGCCATTCGCGACAGCCGCCTGCCGGTGAAGGAAGGGGCCAAGGTGGGGCCGACCCTGAGCCTGGCGATTCCGTTCCAGAAAGGTAACCCGGCGTTCCAGGCCAGCCTGGATAGCGCTTTGCAGCGGATCAAGGCCGATGGGCGACTGATGGCTCTCTCGGAGAAATGGTTCGGCATGGATGCCAGCAAACCGCCCAAGACCGACGCCGGGCAGTAA
- a CDS encoding FAD-binding oxidoreductase, with protein MTNPALIDELKTLVEPGKVLTDAGSLEAYGKDWTKHFAPAPTAIVFPKTIEQVQAIVRWANQHRVALVPSGGRTGLSAAAVAANGEVVVSFDYMNQILDLNLTDRTAVCQPGVVTEQLQNLAQENGLYYPVDFASAGSSQIGGNIGTNAGGIKVIRYGMTRNWVAGMKVVTGKGDVLELNKDLIKNATGYDLRQLFIGAEGTLGFVVEATMRLDRAPKNLTAMVLGTADFDSIMPVLHAFQSKLDLTAFEFFSDKALAKVLARGDVPAPFESDCPFYALLEFEATTEEVANQALETFEHCVEQGWVLDGVMSQSETQLQNLWKLREYISETISHWTPYKNDISVTVSKVPAFLQEIDAIVGKHYPDFEIVWFGHIGDGNLHLNILKPDNLSKDEFFAKCATVNKWVFETVEKYNGSISAEHGVGMTKRDYLTYSRSPVEIEYMKAVKAVFDPNGIMNPGKIFAV; from the coding sequence ATGACCAATCCTGCCCTGATTGATGAACTGAAGACCCTGGTTGAGCCTGGCAAGGTGCTGACCGACGCTGGCTCCCTGGAAGCTTACGGCAAGGATTGGACCAAGCATTTCGCCCCGGCCCCGACGGCCATCGTGTTTCCCAAGACCATCGAGCAGGTTCAGGCCATCGTGCGCTGGGCCAACCAGCACCGGGTGGCCCTGGTGCCTTCCGGCGGGCGTACCGGCCTGTCGGCCGCCGCCGTGGCAGCCAATGGCGAAGTCGTGGTGTCTTTCGACTACATGAACCAGATCCTCGACCTGAACCTGACGGATCGCACCGCGGTGTGCCAGCCGGGCGTGGTCACCGAGCAGTTGCAGAACCTGGCGCAAGAAAACGGCCTCTATTACCCGGTGGATTTCGCTTCGGCAGGTTCCAGCCAGATTGGCGGCAATATCGGCACCAATGCCGGCGGGATCAAGGTGATTCGCTACGGCATGACCCGCAACTGGGTGGCCGGCATGAAGGTGGTTACCGGCAAGGGTGATGTGCTGGAGCTGAACAAGGACCTGATCAAGAACGCCACCGGCTACGACCTGCGCCAGCTGTTCATCGGCGCCGAAGGCACCCTGGGGTTCGTGGTCGAGGCCACCATGCGCCTGGATCGGGCGCCGAAGAACCTCACTGCCATGGTGCTTGGCACCGCCGACTTCGATTCGATCATGCCGGTGCTGCACGCCTTTCAGAGCAAGCTTGATCTGACCGCCTTCGAATTCTTTTCCGACAAGGCCCTGGCCAAGGTCCTGGCCCGTGGCGACGTACCGGCACCGTTCGAATCCGACTGCCCGTTCTACGCGCTGCTGGAATTCGAAGCCACCACCGAAGAAGTGGCCAACCAGGCCCTGGAAACCTTCGAGCACTGTGTCGAGCAGGGCTGGGTGCTGGACGGGGTGATGAGCCAGAGCGAAACCCAGTTGCAGAACCTGTGGAAGCTGCGCGAGTACATCTCCGAAACCATCTCCCACTGGACGCCCTACAAGAACGACATCTCGGTCACCGTGTCGAAAGTCCCGGCCTTCCTTCAGGAAATCGACGCCATTGTCGGCAAGCACTACCCGGATTTCGAAATCGTCTGGTTCGGTCACATCGGCGACGGCAACCTGCACCTGAACATCCTCAAGCCGGACAACCTGAGCAAGGACGAGTTCTTCGCCAAGTGCGCCACGGTCAACAAGTGGGTGTTCGAAACCGTCGAGAAGTACAACGGTTCAATTTCCGCCGAACACGGCGTGGGCATGACCAAGCGCGATTACCTGACCTACAGCCGCTCGCCGGTGGAGATCGAGTACATGAAGGCGGTCAAGGCGGTGTTCGATCCCAACGGCATCATGAACCCGGGCAAGATCTTCGCCGTTTGA
- a CDS encoding penicillin acylase family protein, translated as MKRSLTLVAVLILALLAGAAGYLYSKQPTRQGQVEIRGLQGSVTVRYDERGVPHIRAENEADLYRALGYVHAQDRLFQMEMLRRLSRGELAEVLGPKLLDTDKLFRSLRIRERADSYVAGLDRQSPAWKALEAYLDGINQYQDSHVSPMEFDVLGIHKRPFTAEDTVSVAGFMAYSFAMAFRTEPLLTYIRDQLGNDYLKVFDLDWQPKGVLAKGKPQPALPLAAVDWQDLGRISRLSQDALSDAGLPQFEGSNAWAVAGTRTRSGRPLLAGDPHIRYSLPSVWYEAQLSAPGFELYGHHQALVPFAFLGHNLDFGWSLTMFQNDDLDLIAEKVNPENPNQVWFRDKWVDLISSEQQIAVKGQAPVTLTLRRSPHGPIINDMLGSTVGKAPVAMWWGFLETPNPILDGFYQLNRADTLAKARAAAAKVHAPGLNIIWANAKGDIGWWAAALLPKRPAGAKPTFMLDGSTAMADKEGFYPFSANPQEENPPRGYIVSANFQPVSPTGMEIPGYYNLADRGQQLDRQLSDKSVKWDLENTQKLQLGTTTAYGPRLLAPLLPVLREVVGDPEELKLVEQLAKWQGDYPLDSTSATLFNQFLFELANATFHEKLGDAYFDALIQARVVDAALPRLAADPDSPWWDNRTTPQRESRADTVKLAWRASIDHLRLTLGANPAQWRWGSAHTLTHGHPLGMQKPLDRVFNVGPLDAPGSHEVPNNLTAKIGPAPWSVVYGPSTRRIIDFADPAHSLTINPVGQSGVLFDKHYDDQAEAYIEGVYQQAHFSEEEVTANTRSTLKLLPARRP; from the coding sequence ATGAAACGCAGCCTGACCCTGGTCGCCGTCCTGATCCTCGCCCTGCTGGCGGGTGCCGCCGGCTATCTGTACAGCAAGCAGCCCACACGCCAGGGCCAGGTGGAAATCCGTGGCCTGCAAGGCTCGGTCACCGTGCGCTACGACGAACGCGGGGTGCCGCACATCCGCGCGGAAAACGAAGCCGACCTGTATCGCGCCCTGGGTTACGTGCACGCCCAGGACCGGCTGTTCCAGATGGAAATGCTGCGCCGCCTGTCCCGAGGCGAGCTGGCAGAAGTCCTCGGCCCCAAGCTGCTGGACACCGACAAGCTGTTCCGCAGCTTGCGCATCCGCGAGCGCGCCGACAGCTACGTGGCCGGCCTTGATCGCCAGTCCCCGGCATGGAAGGCCCTGGAAGCCTATCTGGACGGCATCAACCAATATCAGGACAGCCACGTCAGCCCCATGGAGTTCGATGTCCTGGGCATCCACAAGCGGCCGTTCACCGCAGAGGACACCGTCAGCGTCGCCGGCTTCATGGCCTACAGCTTCGCCATGGCCTTTCGCACCGAACCGCTCTTGACCTACATCCGCGATCAACTGGGCAACGATTACCTGAAAGTCTTCGACCTCGACTGGCAGCCCAAGGGCGTGCTGGCCAAGGGCAAGCCGCAACCGGCGCTGCCCCTGGCCGCCGTCGACTGGCAGGACCTGGGACGGATCTCCCGCCTGAGCCAGGATGCCCTGAGCGACGCCGGACTGCCGCAATTCGAAGGCAGCAACGCCTGGGCCGTGGCCGGCACGCGGACCAGGAGCGGCCGCCCGCTGCTGGCCGGCGACCCGCACATCCGCTATTCCCTGCCGTCGGTGTGGTACGAGGCGCAGCTGTCGGCGCCGGGTTTCGAACTCTACGGCCATCATCAGGCCCTGGTGCCCTTCGCCTTCCTGGGCCACAACCTGGATTTCGGCTGGAGCCTGACCATGTTCCAGAACGACGATCTCGACCTGATCGCCGAGAAGGTCAACCCGGAGAACCCCAACCAGGTCTGGTTCCGTGACAAGTGGGTCGACCTGATCAGCAGCGAGCAGCAGATCGCGGTCAAGGGCCAGGCCCCGGTCACCCTGACCCTGCGCCGCTCGCCCCACGGGCCGATCATCAACGACATGCTCGGCAGCACCGTGGGCAAGGCTCCGGTGGCCATGTGGTGGGGTTTTCTGGAAACCCCGAACCCGATCCTCGACGGCTTCTACCAGCTCAACCGCGCCGACACCCTGGCCAAGGCCCGCGCGGCGGCGGCCAAGGTCCATGCTCCGGGCCTCAACATCATCTGGGCCAACGCCAAGGGCGATATCGGCTGGTGGGCGGCGGCGCTGCTGCCTAAACGCCCGGCCGGGGCCAAGCCGACGTTCATGCTCGATGGCAGCACGGCGATGGCCGACAAGGAAGGCTTCTATCCCTTCAGCGCCAACCCCCAGGAAGAGAATCCGCCCAGGGGCTATATCGTCTCGGCCAATTTCCAACCGGTTTCCCCTACCGGCATGGAGATTCCCGGCTACTACAACCTCGCCGACCGCGGCCAGCAACTGGATCGCCAGCTCAGCGACAAGAGCGTGAAATGGGACCTGGAAAACACCCAGAAACTGCAGCTGGGCACGACCACCGCCTACGGCCCGCGCCTGCTGGCACCGCTGTTGCCCGTGCTGCGGGAAGTGGTCGGCGACCCCGAGGAGCTCAAGCTGGTGGAGCAACTGGCCAAGTGGCAGGGCGACTACCCGCTGGACTCCACCAGCGCCACCCTGTTCAACCAGTTCCTGTTCGAACTGGCCAACGCCACCTTCCATGAAAAACTCGGTGACGCCTACTTCGACGCGCTGATCCAGGCCCGAGTGGTGGATGCCGCCCTGCCCCGGCTGGCGGCCGATCCCGACTCGCCCTGGTGGGACAACCGCACCACGCCCCAGCGCGAAAGCCGGGCCGACACGGTCAAGCTGGCCTGGCGCGCCAGCATCGACCACCTGCGGCTGACCCTCGGCGCCAACCCGGCGCAGTGGCGCTGGGGCAGCGCCCACACCCTGACCCACGGCCATCCCCTGGGGATGCAGAAGCCGCTGGACCGGGTCTTCAACGTCGGCCCGCTGGACGCCCCCGGCAGCCATGAGGTGCCGAACAACCTCACCGCCAAGATCGGCCCGGCGCCCTGGTCGGTGGTCTATGGCCCCTCGACCCGACGCATCATCGACTTCGCCGACCCGGCCCACAGCCTGACCATCAACCCGGTGGGCCAGAGCGGCGTCCTGTTCGACAAGCACTACGACGACCAGGCCGAGGCCTACATCGAAGGGGTTTACCAACAGGCGCACTTCAGCGAAGAGGAAGTCACCGCCAACACCCGCAGCACCCTGAAGCTGCTGCCGGCGCGCCGCCCCTGA
- a CDS encoding 2OG-Fe(II) oxygenase, whose protein sequence is MRAMQITSDHPLLLNIVDDLAARGWSQQNVFLSEALTLELAAECRKRAAEGELAPAAVGRGPAQEIREGIRGDHIQWLEPGQAGASDTYLGLMDSLREALNRGLFLGLEDFECHFAMYPPGAFYKRHVDRFRDDDRRMVSAVIYLNEQWLPEHGGQLRMYLNDQGQYDVLPVGGRLVVFLSGEVPHEVLPATRERLSLTGWFRRRGNEPF, encoded by the coding sequence ATGCGCGCCATGCAAATAACCTCTGATCACCCGCTGTTGTTGAACATTGTCGACGACCTGGCCGCCCGTGGCTGGTCGCAGCAAAATGTCTTTCTGTCCGAGGCTCTGACCCTCGAACTGGCGGCTGAGTGCCGTAAACGTGCGGCTGAAGGTGAGCTGGCGCCGGCGGCGGTGGGTCGCGGGCCGGCCCAGGAGATCCGCGAGGGGATCCGCGGCGACCATATCCAGTGGCTGGAACCCGGCCAGGCCGGGGCCAGCGACACCTACCTGGGATTGATGGACAGCCTGCGCGAGGCCCTCAATCGCGGCCTGTTTCTGGGGCTGGAGGACTTCGAGTGCCACTTCGCGATGTATCCGCCCGGGGCTTTCTACAAGCGCCATGTGGACCGCTTTCGCGACGATGACCGGCGCATGGTGTCGGCGGTGATCTACCTCAATGAGCAGTGGCTGCCCGAGCACGGTGGGCAGTTGCGCATGTACCTCAATGACCAGGGGCAATACGATGTGCTCCCCGTCGGGGGCCGGCTGGTGGTGTTTCTCTCCGGCGAGGTGCCCCATGAAGTCCTGCCCGCGACCCGGGAACGCCTGTCCCTGACCGGTTGGTTCCGGCGTCGTGGTAACGAGCCGTTCTGA
- a CDS encoding DUF6436 domain-containing protein: MRQSYRTPLLASLLVLFCAVVLWSAYDWFQGRYLRAFSEHTAVFSGDPLQLPAELAGPGAIRLVHFWDPACPCNVGNQQHLAELIATYGPQGVEFYSVQKPGSHGQLPATLSALKTLDHLPGAEQIPASPAVAIWDRNGKLAYFGPYSEGLTCNSSNSFIEPILQALASDRQINATHTLAVGCYCPWPASTH; the protein is encoded by the coding sequence ATGCGCCAGTCTTACCGCACGCCCCTGCTTGCCAGCCTGCTCGTCCTGTTTTGCGCCGTTGTGCTGTGGAGCGCCTACGACTGGTTCCAGGGCCGCTATCTGCGGGCGTTCAGTGAACACACCGCGGTCTTCTCCGGCGACCCGCTGCAACTGCCCGCCGAACTGGCCGGCCCTGGCGCCATTCGCCTGGTGCACTTCTGGGACCCGGCCTGCCCCTGCAACGTTGGCAACCAGCAGCACCTGGCCGAGCTGATCGCCACCTATGGTCCGCAAGGCGTGGAGTTCTACTCGGTGCAGAAACCCGGCAGTCACGGCCAGTTGCCCGCGACCCTGAGCGCCCTGAAAACCCTCGATCACCTGCCCGGCGCCGAACAGATCCCCGCCAGTCCGGCGGTGGCGATCTGGGATCGCAACGGCAAGCTGGCCTACTTCGGGCCCTACAGCGAAGGCCTGACCTGCAACTCCAGCAACAGCTTCATCGAGCCCATCCTCCAGGCCCTGGCCAGCGATCGCCAGATCAATGCCACCCATACCCTGGCGGTAGGCTGCTATTGTCCCTGGCCGGCCAGCACCCACTAG
- a CDS encoding alpha/beta hydrolase, with amino-acid sequence MPVNFDPDHLRASLQPLAAGQPLSAEAQAYQRFYGLDFAGRALVPRSRLGRIQVDDYEVVCQVWWPEQPRATLFLFHGFYDHMGLYRHVIEWALQRRFVVISCDLPGHGLSSGERASIDDFAVYQRVLQGLFGEARALELPQPWHLFGQSTGGAIIMDHLLNQGAESPAQGRVVLLSPLVRPRAWGWSMLSYYLLRPFVSGIARRFSENSNDPDFLAFLQADPLQPQRLPTAWVGALSRWIKRLEAAPRSSRQPLIVQGDADMTVDWQHNLQVIRDKFATPEVLMLPDARHHLANEIPLYRDQYFAFLTEHV; translated from the coding sequence ATGCCCGTGAACTTCGACCCCGACCATCTGCGTGCCAGCCTGCAACCCCTGGCGGCCGGGCAGCCCTTGTCGGCCGAGGCTCAAGCCTATCAGCGCTTCTACGGGCTGGACTTTGCCGGGCGGGCGCTGGTGCCTCGCAGTCGCCTGGGGCGTATCCAGGTGGACGACTACGAGGTTGTCTGTCAGGTCTGGTGGCCGGAGCAGCCGCGGGCAACGCTGTTTCTGTTCCACGGTTTCTACGATCACATGGGCTTGTACCGGCATGTGATCGAGTGGGCGCTGCAACGCCGCTTCGTGGTGATTTCCTGCGATCTGCCAGGGCACGGGCTGTCCAGCGGCGAGCGCGCCAGCATCGATGATTTCGCGGTGTATCAGCGGGTGCTGCAGGGCCTGTTCGGCGAGGCCCGGGCCCTGGAACTGCCTCAGCCCTGGCACCTGTTCGGGCAAAGCACCGGAGGGGCCATCATCATGGATCACCTGCTCAACCAGGGCGCCGAGAGCCCGGCCCAGGGACGGGTGGTGCTGCTCTCGCCGCTGGTGCGGCCGCGGGCCTGGGGCTGGTCGATGCTCAGCTATTACCTGCTGCGGCCCTTTGTCAGCGGGATTGCCCGGCGTTTCAGCGAAAACTCCAACGATCCGGACTTCCTCGCCTTCCTCCAGGCCGATCCCTTGCAACCGCAGCGCTTGCCAACGGCCTGGGTGGGGGCGCTGTCGCGCTGGATCAAGCGCCTGGAAGCCGCGCCGCGCAGTTCCAGGCAGCCGCTGATCGTCCAGGGTGATGCGGACATGACCGTGGACTGGCAGCACAACCTGCAGGTGATTCGCGACAAGTTCGCAACGCCTGAGGTGCTGATGCTGCCCGATGCACGGCACCACCTGGCCAATGAAATCCCGCTGTACCGCGATCAGTACTTCGCCTTCCTGACCGAGCACGTCTGA
- a CDS encoding DUF2059 domain-containing protein, which produces MRRLLFSLLMFCALPAWADSHDQLYKVAGWPEQRAHFNDALSAAQQRYQNSLPPAVYQALVDNSNQRFAPQAVDRRAEAQLRQHLADPAPALAFFQSPLGRKIVAAELLATRRDQLAKNAQGLPKMQASDTRQLIIGHLAQALPAKEAGAEVSLAIAGVAADSLSQMIPGLLGGGQAQGMLNGQRQRLMQQIGNDLNNTLLYVYRDLSDTELEEFATFAESSEGKAYYQAALAAIRAGLAVGQSTSSLAP; this is translated from the coding sequence ATGCGCCGTTTGCTTTTCTCACTGTTGATGTTCTGCGCCTTGCCTGCCTGGGCAGACAGCCACGACCAGTTGTACAAGGTCGCCGGTTGGCCGGAACAGCGCGCGCATTTCAACGATGCCCTCAGCGCCGCCCAGCAGCGCTACCAGAACAGCTTGCCGCCGGCGGTCTACCAGGCCCTGGTGGACAACAGCAACCAGCGCTTCGCGCCCCAGGCCGTGGACCGCCGCGCCGAGGCCCAACTGCGCCAGCACCTGGCCGATCCGGCTCCGGCCCTGGCCTTCTTCCAGTCGCCGCTGGGACGCAAGATCGTTGCCGCCGAACTGCTGGCCACCCGTCGCGACCAGTTGGCCAAGAACGCCCAGGGCCTGCCGAAGATGCAGGCCAGCGACACCCGCCAGTTGATCATCGGCCACCTGGCCCAGGCCCTGCCGGCCAAGGAAGCCGGGGCGGAAGTCAGCCTGGCGATTGCCGGGGTCGCCGCCGACAGCCTGAGCCAGATGATCCCCGGCCTGCTGGGCGGCGGTCAGGCCCAGGGCATGCTCAACGGCCAGCGCCAGCGATTGATGCAGCAGATCGGCAACGACCTGAACAACACCTTGCTCTACGTCTATCGGGATCTGTCCGACACCGAACTCGAAGAGTTCGCCACCTTCGCCGAATCCAGCGAAGGCAAGGCCTACTACCAGGCGGCCCTGGCGGCGATTCGCGCTGGCCTGGCGGTCGGCCAGAGCACCTCCAGCCTCGCCCCATGA
- a CDS encoding DUF523 domain-containing protein, producing MHKILVSRCLLGHRVRYDGGASGPFDQLAVWLQEGRVVALCPEVAGGLPTPRAAAEIPGGQGGDVLAGRAPVMTTEGEDVSAQFLFGARQALELVEQHGIGVAVLKANSPSCGNLLTYDGTFSGVKVQGEGVTAALLRQHGVQVFSELQLAEAAAALAALSL from the coding sequence ATGCACAAGATCCTGGTCAGCCGTTGTCTGTTGGGCCACCGCGTACGCTACGACGGCGGCGCCAGCGGGCCGTTCGATCAACTGGCCGTCTGGCTGCAAGAGGGGCGGGTGGTTGCGCTCTGTCCGGAAGTGGCCGGTGGCTTGCCGACGCCACGGGCGGCGGCGGAGATTCCCGGTGGGCAAGGGGGCGATGTGCTTGCAGGACGGGCGCCGGTGATGACCACGGAAGGCGAAGATGTCAGCGCCCAATTCCTCTTTGGGGCGCGCCAGGCGCTGGAACTGGTGGAACAGCACGGGATTGGCGTTGCCGTGCTCAAGGCCAACAGCCCATCCTGCGGCAACCTGCTGACCTATGACGGCACCTTCAGCGGGGTCAAAGTCCAGGGCGAAGGGGTGACCGCGGCATTGCTGAGGCAGCACGGGGTCCAGGTCTTCAGCGAACTGCAACTGGCCGAAGCCGCTGCCGCCCTGGCCGCACTGTCCTTGTAG